The Mesoterricola silvestris sequence TGGTGGCGAGGCTGGCCAGGAGGGTTTTCTCCTCCATGGCCAGACGCGCCCGGCGGATGGCGGCGTCGGGCACCCGGCGCAGCCCCCGGGCCAGGCCCACCAGGGCCAGGGACCAGATGAGCCACTTGGTGGGGTCGAACTGGTACCACTTCACCCCGTTGCGGTAGTCCCACTGGAACATGTGGTGGTAGTTGTGGTACCCCTCCCCGTAGGTGAAGGGGGCCAGGAAGGCGTTGTCCCGGGCGGTGTTGGTGTCGGTGTAGGGCCGCGTCCCGAAGAAGTGGGCGGCGCTGTTGATGAAGAAGGTGGTGTGGTGGGTGACCACGATGCGCAGGAGGACCCCGATGATGAGGTACCCGGCCAGTTCGCCCTTGAGCAGGCCCACGCCGGCGGGGATCAGGGCCACGAGGCCCCCGATGAGGAAGTGGTACTTGTGCTGCCAGCGCACCAGGGGATCCTTCTCCATGTCGGCCACCCCCTCGATGGGCGTGACCTCGGCCCGCATGACCCACAGCCAGTGGGCGTACCAGAAGCCCTTGGTGCTGTTGTAGGGGTCCCGGTCGTGGTCCACGTGCCGGTGGTGGATGCGGTGGCTGCTGGACCACTGCAGGGCCGAATTCTGGAAGCTGGCCGCCGCCAGGCACAGGAGCACGAACCGCACGGG is a genomic window containing:
- a CDS encoding acyl-CoA desaturase; translated protein: MPNKRRWDLLNTSFLLGTLSLALVLVPLEFRHSLAHWGEWVMFGTMFFLIGLGVTAGYHRLYSHRAYQASWPVRFVLLCLAAASFQNSALQWSSSHRIHHRHVDHDRDPYNSTKGFWYAHWLWVMRAEVTPIEGVADMEKDPLVRWQHKYHFLIGGLVALIPAGVGLLKGELAGYLIIGVLLRIVVTHHTTFFINSAAHFFGTRPYTDTNTARDNAFLAPFTYGEGYHNYHHMFQWDYRNGVKWYQFDPTKWLIWSLALVGLARGLRRVPDAAIRRARLAMEEKTLLASLATSTPAAHRLVAARARLDQALARMQEHVEGWEARKAERVAQKREAWELKKAEWKGAMIQCRAEVRVAYWEWKTARTEARKLAFA